From one Trifolium pratense cultivar HEN17-A07 linkage group LG1, ARS_RC_1.1, whole genome shotgun sequence genomic stretch:
- the LOC123902338 gene encoding ferric reduction oxidase 5-like isoform X2 — protein sequence MMKSHTIFLRIIFLLMFLGWLTVWILLPTKIYFNTLIPSLQNKLYSTYFREQGINLLLYTFPMMFIGALSCIYLHLHQEKITDKLHSRSAGAGALKRCLCFLRRPFLVMSPIGIVSSMELIFALMFAALLIWSLSNYIHNSFGHLHIHKQGEKIWEVKLKRVSLRFGYTGNICLAFLFFPVTRGSSILPLVGLTSESSIKYHIWLGHLSMLLFSAHAIGFIIYWAITNQLIKMVEWSKTYVSNVAGEIAILIALAMWITSIPRIRRKIWSNKLYQELSSTSLDHLHVSVEGPYGPHTAQFLRHEQIVMVSGGSGITPFISIIRDLTFQSHQQEFQAPKLLLVCIFKNYVDLTMLDLVLPISGLTTQISNLQLEIEAYITREKEEPSRDTQKHTQTIWFKPNLSDSPISAVLGPNNWLWLSAIITSSFIMFLLLLGILTHYYIYPIESKSGEVYNWTFKVMWYMFLLCACIFICSSVVFLWWKRHNTLENKQIMNEEVQTPTTSPGSWIYGSEREVESLPHQSLMQATQVHFGARPDLKKILFECEGKDVGVMVCGPRKLRHEVARICASGLADNLHFESISFNW from the exons ATGATGAAGAGCCACACAATATTCCTAcggattatttttcttttgatgtttCTTGGGTGGCTAACTGTTTGGATATTGTTGCCCACTAAGATCTACTTTAACACCTTGATTCCCAGCCTACAAAACAAGCTTTATTCTACATACTTCAGAGAGCAAG GGATAAATCTGCTGCTTTACACATTCCCAATGATGTTCATTGGAGCTCTGAGTTGTATTTATCTCCATCTGCATCAAGAAAAAATAACAGACAAGTTACACTCCAGAAG TGCTGGCGCTGGCGCTCTGAAAAGATGTTTATGTTTCCTGAGACGTCCATTCCTCGTGATGTCTCCGATTGGAATTGTTTCATCTATGGAGCTTATTTTTGCACTCATGTTTGCTGCACTTTTGATATGGTCCCTTTCAAATTACATACATAACAGTTTCGGTCATCTTCATATTCACAAGCAAGGCGAGAAAAT ATGGGAAGTGAAGTTGAAGAGGGTATCTTTGAGATTTGGATATACAGGAAACATATGTTTGGCATTTCTGTTCTTTCCTGTGACAAGAGGGTCTTCTATTCTGCCTCTTGTTGGTCTCACATCTGAGTCAAGCATCAAGTATCATATCTGGCTTGGACATTTATCTATGCTTCTTTTTTCTGCTCATGCCATAGGATTTATCATCTATTGGGCCATCACCAACCAATTGATTAag ATGGTAGAGTGGAGCAAGACATATGTATCCAATGTAGCTGGGGAGATTGCAATTTTAATAGCATTAGCAATGTGGATAACAAGCATTCCACGCATAAGGCGTAAGAT CTGGTCAAACAAGCTTTACCAGGAACTTTCTTCAACATCTTTGGATCATCTTCATGTTTCAGTTGAAGGACCCTATGGACCGCATACTGCACAATTTCTAAG GCATGAACAAATTGTGATGGTGAGTGGTGGAAGTGGCATAACTCCATTCATATCTATAATTCGAGATCTCACATTTCAAAGCCATCAACAAGAATTCCAAGCTCCAAAACTTCTACTTGTTTGTATTTTCAAAAATTATGTTGATCTAACCATGTTAGATCTTGTGCTTCCCATTTCTGGTTTGACAACTCAAATCTCAAACCTTCAGTTAGAAATTGAAGCTTACATtacaagagaaaaagaagaaccTTCAAGAGATACTCAGAAACATACCCAAACCATATGGTTCAAACCAAACCTCTCAGATTCACCAATCTCAGCTGTATTAGGCCCAAATAACTGGTTATGGCTTAGTGCTATAATCACATCATCATTCATAATGTTTCTCCTCCTTTTAGGGATTTTAACTCACTACTATATTTATCCGATTGAAAGTAAATCTGGTGAAGTGTATAATTGGACATTCAAGGTTATGTGGTACATGTTTCTACTTTGTGCATGCATATTTATATGTTCTAGTGTTGTTTTTCTTTGGTGGAAGAGACACAACACtttagaaaataaacaaataatgaaTGAAGAAGTTCAAACACCAACAACGTCACCAGGGTCATGGATTTATGGATCAGAAAGAGAGGTTGAAAGCCTTCCTCATCAATCTTTAATGCAAGCTACACAAGTGCATTTTGGTGCAAGACCTGATCTCAAGA aaattttGTTTGAGTGTGAAGGCAAAGATGTTGGAGTTATGGTTTGTGGTCCAAGGAAATTGAGACACGAAGTTGCTAGAATATGTGCTTCTGGTTTGGCTGATAATCTTCACTTTGAATCCATCAGCTTTAATTGGTGA
- the LOC123902338 gene encoding ferric reduction oxidase 4-like isoform X1, with product MMKSHTIFLRIIFLLMFLGWLTVWILLPTKIYFNTLIPSLQNKLYSTYFREQGINLLLYTFPMMFIGALSCIYLHLHQEKITDKLHSRSAGAGALKRCLCFLRRPFLVMSPIGIVSSMELIFALMFAALLIWSLSNYIHNSFGHLHIHKQGEKIWEVKLKRVSLRFGYTGNICLAFLFFPVTRGSSILPLVGLTSESSIKYHIWLGHLSMLLFSAHAIGFIIYWAITNQLIKMVEWSKTYVSNVAGEIAILIALAMWITSIPRIRRKMYEVFFYTHHLYILYILFYAIHVGVVDMCMIAPGIFLFLIDRHLRFLQSRQNARLLSVRLLPCAALELNFSKNPSLYYNPTSFVFINVPKVSKLQWHPFTMNSSCNMETNHLSVTIKNVGSWSNKLYQELSSTSLDHLHVSVEGPYGPHTAQFLRHEQIVMVSGGSGITPFISIIRDLTFQSHQQEFQAPKLLLVCIFKNYVDLTMLDLVLPISGLTTQISNLQLEIEAYITREKEEPSRDTQKHTQTIWFKPNLSDSPISAVLGPNNWLWLSAIITSSFIMFLLLLGILTHYYIYPIESKSGEVYNWTFKVMWYMFLLCACIFICSSVVFLWWKRHNTLENKQIMNEEVQTPTTSPGSWIYGSEREVESLPHQSLMQATQVHFGARPDLKKILFECEGKDVGVMVCGPRKLRHEVARICASGLADNLHFESISFNW from the exons ATGATGAAGAGCCACACAATATTCCTAcggattatttttcttttgatgtttCTTGGGTGGCTAACTGTTTGGATATTGTTGCCCACTAAGATCTACTTTAACACCTTGATTCCCAGCCTACAAAACAAGCTTTATTCTACATACTTCAGAGAGCAAG GGATAAATCTGCTGCTTTACACATTCCCAATGATGTTCATTGGAGCTCTGAGTTGTATTTATCTCCATCTGCATCAAGAAAAAATAACAGACAAGTTACACTCCAGAAG TGCTGGCGCTGGCGCTCTGAAAAGATGTTTATGTTTCCTGAGACGTCCATTCCTCGTGATGTCTCCGATTGGAATTGTTTCATCTATGGAGCTTATTTTTGCACTCATGTTTGCTGCACTTTTGATATGGTCCCTTTCAAATTACATACATAACAGTTTCGGTCATCTTCATATTCACAAGCAAGGCGAGAAAAT ATGGGAAGTGAAGTTGAAGAGGGTATCTTTGAGATTTGGATATACAGGAAACATATGTTTGGCATTTCTGTTCTTTCCTGTGACAAGAGGGTCTTCTATTCTGCCTCTTGTTGGTCTCACATCTGAGTCAAGCATCAAGTATCATATCTGGCTTGGACATTTATCTATGCTTCTTTTTTCTGCTCATGCCATAGGATTTATCATCTATTGGGCCATCACCAACCAATTGATTAag ATGGTAGAGTGGAGCAAGACATATGTATCCAATGTAGCTGGGGAGATTGCAATTTTAATAGCATTAGCAATGTGGATAACAAGCATTCCACGCATAAGGCGTAAGATGTATGAAGTATTCTTCTACACTCACCATCTCTACATTCTCTATATCTTATTTTATGCCATCCATGTTGGAGTTGTAGACATGTGCATGATTGCTCCTGGGATTTTCCTATTCCTCATTGATAGACACCTTAGATTCTTACAATCTCGCCAAAATGCTCGGCTGCTATCGGTTCGCCTTTTACCTTGTGCGGCACTTGAGCTCAACTTCTCCAAGAATCCTA GTTTATACTATAACCCCACAAGCTTTGTGTTCATCAATGTTCCCAAGGTTTCCAAGCTGCAATGGCACCCTTTTACAATGAATTCTAGTTGTAATATGGAGACTAATCATCTGAGTGTTACTATAAAAAATGTTGGCAGCTGGTCAAACAAGCTTTACCAGGAACTTTCTTCAACATCTTTGGATCATCTTCATGTTTCAGTTGAAGGACCCTATGGACCGCATACTGCACAATTTCTAAG GCATGAACAAATTGTGATGGTGAGTGGTGGAAGTGGCATAACTCCATTCATATCTATAATTCGAGATCTCACATTTCAAAGCCATCAACAAGAATTCCAAGCTCCAAAACTTCTACTTGTTTGTATTTTCAAAAATTATGTTGATCTAACCATGTTAGATCTTGTGCTTCCCATTTCTGGTTTGACAACTCAAATCTCAAACCTTCAGTTAGAAATTGAAGCTTACATtacaagagaaaaagaagaaccTTCAAGAGATACTCAGAAACATACCCAAACCATATGGTTCAAACCAAACCTCTCAGATTCACCAATCTCAGCTGTATTAGGCCCAAATAACTGGTTATGGCTTAGTGCTATAATCACATCATCATTCATAATGTTTCTCCTCCTTTTAGGGATTTTAACTCACTACTATATTTATCCGATTGAAAGTAAATCTGGTGAAGTGTATAATTGGACATTCAAGGTTATGTGGTACATGTTTCTACTTTGTGCATGCATATTTATATGTTCTAGTGTTGTTTTTCTTTGGTGGAAGAGACACAACACtttagaaaataaacaaataatgaaTGAAGAAGTTCAAACACCAACAACGTCACCAGGGTCATGGATTTATGGATCAGAAAGAGAGGTTGAAAGCCTTCCTCATCAATCTTTAATGCAAGCTACACAAGTGCATTTTGGTGCAAGACCTGATCTCAAGA aaattttGTTTGAGTGTGAAGGCAAAGATGTTGGAGTTATGGTTTGTGGTCCAAGGAAATTGAGACACGAAGTTGCTAGAATATGTGCTTCTGGTTTGGCTGATAATCTTCACTTTGAATCCATCAGCTTTAATTGGTGA
- the LOC123902365 gene encoding uncharacterized membrane protein YjcL-like: MASSILTLRSSSSFSRQKPLLPKPKFNSYSPSSLTIIKFKSRNFGIERRLVVTEAIGGKLNLNFPLISPHDQWGNWTALLAAAAFGIWSEKTEIGKTVSGAIVSILVCLAASNLGIISVDAPAYDLVLKFLLPLAIPLLLFRADLRRVISSTGILLLPFLLGSVATTIGTVVAYLLVPMRSLGQDSWKIAAALMGRHIGGAVNYVAISDALGVPPSILAAGLAADNVICAVYFSTLFLLASNTPPESSASGNDDAITSTTMSGSGDKLPVLQMVTSLAVSFAMCKVANILTGYFGIQGGNLPLVTAIAVIFATVFPKPFASLAPSGEAMAVILIQVFFGVIGASGSIRSVMNTAPSIFLFSLVQITVHLALILGLGRLFRFDLKLLLIASNANVGGPTTACGMATAKGWTSLILPGILAGIFGIAIATFLGIGFGLKVLKYM; this comes from the exons ATGGCTTCTTCAATTTTAACACTTagatcttcttcttcattttcccGCCAAAAACCGTTACTTCCAAAACCTAAATTCAATTCCTATTCACCATCTTCTTTAACAATCATCAAATTCAAAAGCCGTAATTTCGGAATTGAACGTCGTTTGGTGGTTACAGAAGCAATAGGAgggaaattgaatttgaatttccCTCTGATTTCTCCCCACGATCAATGGGGAAACTGGACGGCGTTATTGGCGGCAGCAGCATTTGGAATTTGGTCGGAGAAGACTGAGATTGGGAAGACAGTGAGTGGTGCTATTGTGAGTATTTTGGTGTGTCTTGCTGCTAGTAATTTGGGGATTATTTCAGTTGATGCTCCTGCTTATGATTTGGTTTTGaagtttcttcttcctcttgctATTCCTTTGCTTCTCTTTAGGGCTGATCTCCGCCGTGTTATTAGTTCCACCGGCATTCTTCTCTTGCCTTTCTTGCTTGGTTCAG TTGCAACTACAATTGGGACAGTAGTAGCATATCTACTTGTTCCAATGCGATCACTTGGTCAGGATAGTTGGAAGATAGCAGCTGCTCTCATGGGTAGACATATTGGTGGAG CTGTCAATTATGTTGCCATATCTGATGCTCTTGGTGTCCCACCCTCAATTTTAGCTGCGGGCTTAGCTGCTGATAATGTTATTTGTGCAGTGTATTTTTCAACATTGTTTCTACTGGCCTCTAATACACCTCCAGAGTCCTCAGCATCAGGAAATG atGATGCAATTACTAGTACTACTATGTCTGGGTCTGGTGACAAACTTCCAGTGCTACAAATGGTTACTTCACTTGCAGTGTCCTTTGCCATGTGCAAGGTTGCCAATATTCTTACAGGGTATTTTGGAATCCAAGGGGGTAATCTGCCATTGGTAACAGCAATTGCTGTAATATTTGCAACTGTATTTCCCAAACCATTTGCTTCTCTTGCACCCTCTGGTGAAGCTATGGCTGTAATTCTCATACAG GTATTCTTTGGGGTGATAGGTGCAAGTGGGAGCATAAGGAGTGTGATGAACACAGCACCaagtatttttctattttctttagTTCAGATAACAGTCCATCTTGCTTTGATACTTGGACTGGGAAGACTTTTTCGCTTTGACTTGAAGTTGTTGCTCATAGCATCAAATGCTAATGTTGGTGGCCCAACAACGGCATGTGGAATGGCAACTGCAAAAGGGTGGACTTCCCTCATTTTGCCTGGCATTCTTGCTGGTATATTTGGAATTGCCATTGCTACTTTTCTCGGCATTGGATTTGGTCTAAAAGTCTTGAAATACATGTAA
- the LOC123885274 gene encoding probable receptor-like protein kinase At5g24010 — METQNLILLILLLFLPCSFSFVPIDNYLINCGSHNNVSQFNRVFISDSIKPGSNFLSSDDSISLTDKNPSQNLQTLYHTARVFISTGRYRFNMKKNGTHLVRFHFFPFKAQSFDLKSAKFSVLVNGISIISEFRPSNDVVLKEYILKIESNLLEILFRPFKSGFGFVNAVEVFTAPEDFVIDYGTRLVGPSGVEEYKNFSSQVLETIHRINVGGMKITPFNDTLWRTWIPDEDFLVFKEAAKHAVSTDIPNYQKGGATREIAPENVYMTAQQMNRENSSLASRFNITWNFPVARDGVLHLIRLHFCDIVSPSLNLLYFDVYINGYIAYKDLDLSALTFHTLASPVYVDFVVHSDESGVIQISVGPSDLSSSIRINAILNGAEIMKMVNDVDNTKIVHRRKHLWELLCSIVGGIVVLFIAVTVFLLATKCRKREAKESAAESVGWTPLRMFGGSSLSRTSEHGSYGYLGMKIPFADVQTATNNFDRNLIIGSGGFGMVYKGVLRDNVMVAVKRGMPGSRQGLPEFHTEISVLSKIRHRHLVSLVGFCEENSEMILVYEYVEKGPLKKHLYGSSPQSPLNWKQRLEICIGAARGLHYLHTGFAQGIIHRDIKSTNILIDEDYVAKVADFGLSRSGPCINETHVSTGVKGSFGYLDPEYYRRQQLTDKSDVYSFGVVLFEVLCGRPAVDPQLTREQVNLAEWAIEWLQKGMLDHIVDPNLVGDIKPRSLKKFGETAEKCLAEYGVDRPTMGDVLWNLEYALQLQERASSASEAVNETTTISPENSRRLERNYDNDYSDISTSRVFSQLMNNEGR; from the coding sequence ATGGAAACACAAAACCTTATCCTTTTAATCCTTTTGTTATTTCTACCTTGTTCATTTTCCTTTGTTCCTATAGACAACTACTTAATTAACTGTGGATCACACAACAATGTTTCTCAATTCAATAGAGTTTTCATTAGTGATTCTATCAAACCAGGTTCCAATTTTCTCTCTTCAGATGATTCCATTTCTCTCACAGACAAAAACCCATCTCAGAATTTGCAAACTTTGTATCACACAGCTAGAGTTTTCATCAGCACTGGAAGATACAGGTTCAACATGAAGAAAAATGGTACTCACTTGGTTCGTTTTCATTTCTTTCCCTTTAAAGCTCAAAGTTTTGACTTGAAATCTGCAAAATTTAGTGTCTTGGTTAATGGAATTTCAATTATAAGTGAGTTTAGACCATCTAATGATGTGGTTCTCAAAGAGTATATTTTGAAGATTGAATCAAATTTGCTTGAAATTTTGTTTAGACCCTTTAAATCAGGTTTTGGATTTGTAAATGCTGTTGAAGTGTTTACTGCTCCTGAAGATTTTGTTATAGATTATGGAACAAGGTTGGTTGGTCCTTCTGGTGTGGAAGAGTACAAAAACTTTTCATCTCAGGTTTTAGAAACTATTCATAGGATTAATGTTGGAGGTATGAAAATAACTCCTTTCAATGATACCCTTTGGAGGACATGGATTCCTGATGaggattttttggtttttaaggAAGCAGCTAAGCATGCAGTAAGCACTGATATACCTAATTATCAAAAGGGAGGTGCAACTCGAGAGATCGCGCCTGAGAATGTTTACATGACTGCTCAGCAGATGAATAGGGAAAACTCAAGTTTAGCTTCAAGATTCAACATAACATGGAATTTTCCTGTGGCTCGTGACGGCGTTTTGCACTTGATTCGGTTACATTTTTGTGATATTGTTAGTCCTTCTCTTAATTTGCTTTACTTTGATGTGTATATTAATGGATACATTGCATATAAGGATCTCGATTTGTCAGCACTTACATTCCATACTCTTGCATCACCAGTCTATGTGGATTTTGTTGTTCATTCAGACGAATCTGGTGTTATTCAAATAAGCGTTGGTCCTTCTGATCTGAGTAGTTCTATAAGGATTAATGCCATATTGAATGGTGCTGAGATAATGAAGATGGTCAACGATGTCGATAATACTAAGATTGTGCACAGGAGGAAACATTTGTGGGAGTTGCTGTGTTCAATTGTTGGAGGAATTGTTGTCTTGTTTATTGCTGTAACTGTTTTTCTACTTGCTACCAAATGCAGGAAGAGGGAAGCAAAAGAAAGTGCCGCAGAAAGTGTCGGATGGACGCCTTTGCGTATGTTCGGAGGGAGTTCCCTTAGTAGAACATCTGAACATGGTTCTTATGGATATCTTGGAATGAAGATCCCTTTTGCTGATGTACAAACAGCAACAAACAATTTTGATAGAAATTTGATTATAGGTTCTGGTGGATTTGGTATGGTCTACAAAGGAGTACTTAGAGACAACGTGATGGTTGCTGTCAAGAGAGGTATGCCTGGTTCAAGACAAGGCCTTCCAGAATTCCACACTGAAATAAGTGTTTTATCCAAAATCCGTCATCGCCATCTTGTTTCACTAGTCGGTTTCTGTGAAGAAAATTCAGAAATGATACTTGTCTATGAGTATGTAGAAAAGGGTCCACTTAAAAAGCATTTATATGGTTCGTCGCCACAATCACCTCTCAATTGGAAGCAGCGGCTTGAGATATGCATTGGTGCAGCTAGAGGTCTACACTATCTTCACACCGGTTTTGCTCAAGGAATCATCCACCGTGACATTAAATCGACCAACATATTGATTGATGAAGATTATGTGGCAAAGGTTGCTGATTTCGGCCTTTCAAGATCAGGGCCGTGCATCAATGAAACACATGTGAGTACTGGTGTGAAAGGTAGTTTTGGTTATCTTGATCCCGAGTATTACCGGAGGCAACAGCTTACTGATAAATCAGATGTGTATTCGTTCGGAGTTGTGCTTTTTGAGGTTCTTTGTGGAAGACCTGCTGTTGATCCACAACTGACTAGAGAACAGGTGAATTTAGCAGAATGGGCAATTGAATGGCTGCAGAAGGGAATGCTGGACCATATTGTTGATCCTAATCTTGTAGGCGACATTAAACCAAGATCATTGAAGAAATTTGGTGAAACAGCAGAGAAATGTTTGGCTGAATATGGTGTCGATAGACCAACTATGGGTGATGTTTTGTGGAATTTGGAATATGCACTTCAGCTGCAAGAAAGAGCTAGCAGTGCTAGTGAAGCAGTTAATGAAACAACAACAATTAGTCCTGAAAATTCAAGAAGATTAGAGAGAAATTATGATAATGATTATTCAGATATTAGTACTAGCCGAGTGTTTTCCCAGCTAATGAATAACGAAGGCAGATGA